The Bradyrhizobium sp. CCBAU 051011 DNA segment CAATATTCGACCGACAAGCAGGGCGAGGACGTCAACGTCAAGGGTATCTGCCCGGCCGCGCTCGGCACCAAGGACCAGCAGCCGGCGGCGTATTCGCCGGACACGCAACTGTTCTACGTGCCGACCAACCACGTTTGCATGGACTACGAGCCGTTCAAGGTGAACTACACTGCGGGCCAACCCTATGTCGGGGCGACGCTCTCGATGTATCCGCCTCCTGGCGAAACCCACATGGGCAACTTCATCGCGTGGGACAACAAGACCGGCAAGATCGTGTGGTCGAACAAGGAAATGTTCTCGGTGTGGTCCGGTGCGCTCGCTACCGCCGGCGGCGTGGTGTTCTACGGAACGCTCGAAGGCTACCTGAAGGCGGTCGATGCCAAGACTGGCAAGGAGCTCTACAAGTTCAAGACCCCGTCCGGCATTATCGGGAACGTCACGACCTACGAACAGGGCGGCCGGCAATACGTGGCCGTGCTTTCCGGCGTGGGCGGCTGGGCCGGCATCGGCTTGGCGGCCGGGCTGATGAGCCCGGAGGGTGCCGCTGAATGGCAGGGCGCTGCGGGCCGTGCAGCGGCGGGCCGGGCATTGGAATCCGCCGCGAGGAACGTGGACACCGCCGGCCTCGGCGCCGTCGGCGGTTACGCTGCCCTTAGCAACTACACCGCGCTCGGCGGAACTCTGACCGTATTCGCTCTGCCGCAGTAAGCTGAGCCAACTTCGTTCCGGCGCATGGAGTTGCTCCATGCGCCGGTTCGCCTACCACCGAATCTCGAGGACAAGCTCTTGCGTAAAATCTGGTTTGTGGGTGCTGCGATGATCTTCGTGGTATCAGGAGGAATTTCCTTCGCCGAAAACGCGGTCGACCCGGCTGCCGTCAAATCCGAGGACGGAAAGTACCTCGACAAGGAAGGCAATCCGACCTTCAAGGTTGGGGCCGACGGAACGGTGGATTGGTACACCTACTCCGGTTACCGGCGCTATCACTCGGAATGCCACGTCTGCCATGGCCCCGACGGGATGGGATCGACCTACGCCCCTGGCCTCACGAATTCACTCAAGACCATGAATTACGGCGACTTCGTCGGCGTAGTCGCGAGCGGTCGCAAGAACGGCAACTCCGTCATGCCTGCGCTCGGCGATAATCCGAACGTCGCCTGCTACATGGACGACCTCTACATCTATCTGCGTGCCCGCGCCAATGACGCCGTCGGGCGTGTGCGTCCCGCCAAGAAGGAAGACAAGCCGGAGGCCTACACCCAGGCGGAGAATTCCTGCATGGGCAAGAAATGATCCGTCGGCATGTGCAAAGGACCAGTCACACTGCGTTGTTGCAGCGGCTCGAAAAGCGAAAGTGGAGTTGAAAATGAAGACACGCGCTGCAGTCGCATTCGAAGCCAAGAAGCCGCTTGAAATCGTCGAGGTCGACCTGGAAGGCCCGAAGGCCGGTGAAGTTCTCGTCGAGATCAAGGCGACCGGAATCTGCCACACCGATGCCTATACGCTCGACGGATTCGACAGCGAAGGAATCTTTCCTTCGATCCTCGGTCATGAGGGCGCGGGCATCGTCCGCGAAGTCGGCCCGGGCGTGACGTCGGTCAAGGCCGGCGATCACGTGATTCCGCTGTACACGCCGGAATGTCGCCAGTGCAAAAGCTGCCTGAGCGGCAAGACCAATCTATGCACCGCCATCCGCGCCACCCAGGGCAAGGGGCTGATGCCGGACGGCACCTCGCGCTTCAGCCATAAGGGCAAGCCGATCTTCCATTACATGGGCTGCTCGACGTTCTCGAACTTTACCGTGCTGCCGGAAATCGCGGTGGCGAAGATTCGCGAGGACGCGCCCTTCGACAAGAGCTGCTACATCGGTTGCGGGGTGACGACGGGCGTTGGCGCCGTGGTGAATACCGCCAAGGTGACACCTGGCGCCAACGTCGTCGTTTTCGGTCTCGGCGGCATCGGGCTCAACGTCATCCAGGGCGCGAAGATGGTGGGCGCCGACAAGATCGTCGGCGTCGACATCAACGATGCCAAGGAGGATTGGGGCCGCCGCTTCGGCATGACGCATTTCGTCAATCCGACCAAGGTCAGTGACATCATCCAGCATCTGGTCGGGCTCACCGACGGCGGCGCCGACTACACCTTCGACTGCACCGGCAATACCACCGTGATGCGGCAGGCACTCGAAGCGTGCCATCGCGGCTGGGGCGTCTCCGTCGTGATCGGGGTTGCTGAGTCGGGCAAGGAAATCGCTACCCGGCCGTTCCAGCTCGTGACCGGCCGCGTCTGGAAGGGAACGGCTTTTGGCGGCGCGCGTGGCCGTACGGACGTGCCGAAGATTGTCGACTGGTACATGAACGGAAAGATCGAGATCGATCCGATGATCACGCATGTGCTCAAGCTGGAGGAGATCAATCAGGGATTCGATCTCATGCACCAGGGCAAGTCGATCCGTTCGGTTGTCGTGTTCTGAATAGGGGAACTTCAAACACAAGGAGGAGAGGCCCATGACTGTTCACATCCACCCATCGGTTGACAGCGGCGTAAAACAGGGGACCGGCAGCTTCGCCGGCGGCACCTTGGTCTGCAAGTGCTCGGACAGGCCGGTCAAGGTCGCCATCAAGGGCGACGTTGCCCACAATCACGCTTGCGGCTGCACCAAATGCTGGAAGCCCGAAGGCGCGATCTTCTCCGTTGTCGCCGTCGTTCCGCGCGACAATGTGAAAGTGATCGAGAATGGCGACAAGCTGCAGATCGTCGACCAGGCGGCCACGATCCAGCGCTATGCCTGCAAGGCCTGCGGCACGCATATGTACGGCCGGATCGAGAACACGGGACATCCGTTCTATGGCCTCGATTTCATCCATCCCGAGCTGTTCCAGGAAGGCGGCTCGGCGGCTCCGGGGTTTGCGGCGTTTGTGTCGTCCGTTCTGGAGTCCGGCGTCCAACCAGGGGAGATGGCTGGAATCAGGGCTCGCCTGAAGGAACTCGGACTGGAGCCTTATGACTGCCTGTCGCCGCCATTGATGGATGCGATCTCGAGCCACGTCGCCAAGTCCAAGGCCAAGGCGGCCTAGACAAGGCGAAGCGGGCACTGGCCCGATCTAGCGAGATACCGAACTTGCGCTGATGGCGATCGCCGTCAGCGCAGAAGCAGGGCCACCATGTGGTGCCACTCCTTGGTTGAGCGCCGGCCGGAGAGGGTTGCGCAGCCATCACAGACCCGCGGCATTCCGGCGGGATTGTGCCGCATGTAATTCCCGGACATCGAATCTCGTAGCGGTCTTTGTTCGACCGCCATGCGCAAGACCAGATTGC contains these protein-coding regions:
- a CDS encoding c-type cytochrome, methanol metabolism-related — its product is MIFVVSGGISFAENAVDPAAVKSEDGKYLDKEGNPTFKVGADGTVDWYTYSGYRRYHSECHVCHGPDGMGSTYAPGLTNSLKTMNYGDFVGVVASGRKNGNSVMPALGDNPNVACYMDDLYIYLRARANDAVGRVRPAKKEDKPEAYTQAENSCMGKK
- a CDS encoding S-(hydroxymethyl)glutathione dehydrogenase/class III alcohol dehydrogenase, translated to MKTRAAVAFEAKKPLEIVEVDLEGPKAGEVLVEIKATGICHTDAYTLDGFDSEGIFPSILGHEGAGIVREVGPGVTSVKAGDHVIPLYTPECRQCKSCLSGKTNLCTAIRATQGKGLMPDGTSRFSHKGKPIFHYMGCSTFSNFTVLPEIAVAKIREDAPFDKSCYIGCGVTTGVGAVVNTAKVTPGANVVVFGLGGIGLNVIQGAKMVGADKIVGVDINDAKEDWGRRFGMTHFVNPTKVSDIIQHLVGLTDGGADYTFDCTGNTTVMRQALEACHRGWGVSVVIGVAESGKEIATRPFQLVTGRVWKGTAFGGARGRTDVPKIVDWYMNGKIEIDPMITHVLKLEEINQGFDLMHQGKSIRSVVVF
- the gfa gene encoding S-(hydroxymethyl)glutathione synthase; translated protein: MTVHIHPSVDSGVKQGTGSFAGGTLVCKCSDRPVKVAIKGDVAHNHACGCTKCWKPEGAIFSVVAVVPRDNVKVIENGDKLQIVDQAATIQRYACKACGTHMYGRIENTGHPFYGLDFIHPELFQEGGSAAPGFAAFVSSVLESGVQPGEMAGIRARLKELGLEPYDCLSPPLMDAISSHVAKSKAKAA